One genomic region from Saprospiraceae bacterium encodes:
- a CDS encoding DUF1553 domain-containing protein yields the protein MKCLKSGWVLVFMIQGVVLMGQDITKLLPTGVLQEYNALITKLDYNKTIKPILSDKCFACHGNDANKRQAELRLDKAANAYGALPISPDKVAIKPFDINQSELVRRILTANPDQLMPEPKSNLTLTPREKALLIKWIEQGAEYQPHWAFLAPVKNDPPAIKDMNWPLNAIDHFIGQKLEMEGLVHNAPASKEIILRRLSLDLTGLPPSLEDLAQFKKDTSFFAYEKQVDRLLQSPHYGERMAVDWLDLARYADSHGYTVDRLRDMTPYRDWVIQAYNDNLPYDQFIQQQLAGDLMPHPTKQMIIATAFNRNHPQNMEGGIVEEEFQTEYVIDRTNTTSEVFMGLSFGCARCHDHKFDPISQKNYYELFSFFNNVKESGQIAWNDALPTPTLLLPSEEQEKIISFIQKSIDRQEDEKANYTLQPNSRFDQWVKEEKYRDLGKMNVPLDGLIGQFDFEDSLCNVITADREATILRENDTIAEIARLVTGDNGLALMLDGDAYLFLKGVGIFGKADPFSISLGLKIPTEFEEGVLLHKCIAERLYNFKGYHLYYKNGRIELSLAHTAPSNAITKCTIDTIPKDQWIQLVMTYDGSSRAAGARLYLDGAELKMKTTMDQLTKDILFHQKEEPPLQIGGWWRGKGFKQGQVDDVMIYNRTLTDYEIKILSKNATWKSLTAKSKDQLTPAELTVLKSYFMSVLDTVALKNAAELTALRKKLVDTVEHIPEIMVMQEYKVPKQTRILHRGDYSDPGDPVYPNVPDGILPFDQKYPKNRYGLAQWLTDANHPLTARVMVNRAWQSIFGTGLVKTSEDFGFQGEAPSHPELLDWLAVWFVQSDWDYKKLIKMIVMSSTYRQDSRRAEMAASKDPENRFLSSGPANRLTAEMLRDNVLFASGMINCEVGGKSIKPYQPPGLWEINSANYIPDSTQLAYKRSMYITAKRSVPNPTMSTFDSPDRSQCLSRRQKTNTPLQALVLLNDPTYLEAALVLGVQMSQNADSVAAIKETYTMLTARDPSETELKLLVDFYLLEFQKFKKDATKAAGWLTPGLYKIDAGADTLKVAANAVLANMIMNSDATITKR from the coding sequence ATGAAGTGTCTTAAATCAGGATGGGTGCTGGTGTTTATGATCCAGGGAGTGGTTTTAATGGGCCAGGACATAACTAAGCTCTTGCCAACGGGGGTGCTCCAGGAATATAATGCACTTATAACCAAACTGGATTACAATAAAACGATCAAGCCGATTCTTTCTGACAAATGTTTTGCCTGCCATGGCAATGATGCTAATAAAAGACAAGCTGAGCTGAGACTGGACAAAGCAGCCAATGCCTATGGGGCGCTGCCGATATCTCCTGACAAAGTAGCCATCAAACCGTTTGACATAAATCAAAGTGAACTTGTTAGAAGGATATTGACGGCCAACCCTGACCAGCTGATGCCTGAACCAAAATCTAATCTCACCCTCACTCCCAGGGAGAAAGCCTTGCTGATCAAATGGATCGAACAAGGAGCGGAGTATCAACCACACTGGGCTTTTCTCGCCCCTGTGAAAAACGATCCTCCTGCCATAAAAGATATGAATTGGCCGCTCAATGCAATAGATCATTTTATCGGTCAGAAGTTAGAAATGGAGGGTTTGGTTCACAATGCTCCGGCCAGCAAAGAGATCATTTTGCGCAGATTGTCATTAGATCTCACCGGACTGCCACCCAGCCTGGAAGACCTTGCCCAATTTAAAAAGGATACCAGCTTTTTTGCTTATGAAAAACAAGTGGATAGATTATTGCAGTCGCCTCACTACGGAGAAAGAATGGCTGTGGATTGGCTTGACCTTGCCAGATATGCAGATTCACATGGGTATACGGTCGATCGACTGAGAGATATGACTCCTTACAGGGATTGGGTCATCCAGGCTTACAATGATAATCTGCCATATGATCAGTTTATTCAACAACAATTGGCGGGGGATCTGATGCCTCACCCAACCAAACAAATGATCATCGCTACAGCCTTTAATCGCAATCATCCTCAAAATATGGAGGGAGGTATCGTGGAAGAAGAGTTCCAGACTGAATATGTGATCGATCGCACTAATACCACGAGCGAAGTATTTATGGGATTGTCTTTTGGATGTGCCCGGTGTCATGATCATAAATTTGATCCCATATCACAAAAGAATTATTATGAGCTATTTTCTTTTTTTAATAATGTCAAAGAGTCAGGACAGATCGCCTGGAATGATGCCTTGCCTACGCCGACGCTTTTACTTCCATCTGAAGAACAAGAAAAAATAATATCCTTTATCCAGAAATCTATTGACCGGCAGGAAGATGAAAAGGCAAATTATACATTGCAACCCAACAGTCGCTTTGATCAATGGGTGAAGGAGGAAAAATATCGTGATCTGGGTAAGATGAATGTGCCGCTGGATGGCTTGATAGGGCAGTTTGATTTTGAAGATTCACTTTGCAACGTTATCACTGCTGATCGCGAGGCCACCATTCTCCGCGAAAACGACACGATTGCTGAAATAGCTCGCCTGGTGACTGGAGACAATGGGTTGGCTTTGATGCTGGACGGAGATGCCTATTTATTTCTCAAAGGTGTTGGCATATTTGGCAAAGCGGATCCGTTTAGTATCAGTCTAGGGCTAAAGATTCCTACGGAATTTGAAGAAGGAGTCCTTTTGCATAAATGTATTGCAGAGCGACTTTATAATTTTAAAGGTTATCATCTATATTATAAAAATGGGCGAATCGAACTAAGTCTTGCCCATACCGCTCCATCCAATGCCATCACCAAATGCACCATCGATACGATCCCAAAAGACCAATGGATACAGCTGGTCATGACCTATGATGGCTCGTCCCGCGCAGCCGGTGCAAGATTGTATCTGGATGGTGCTGAACTGAAGATGAAGACTACCATGGACCAATTAACCAAAGACATCCTATTCCACCAAAAAGAAGAGCCACCGCTGCAAATTGGAGGCTGGTGGCGTGGCAAAGGATTTAAACAAGGTCAGGTAGATGATGTCATGATATATAACAGAACACTAACCGATTATGAAATCAAAATATTAAGCAAAAATGCAACCTGGAAATCTTTGACTGCAAAATCCAAAGATCAACTTACTCCTGCTGAGCTCACAGTACTTAAATCTTATTTTATGAGCGTGTTGGATACGGTGGCTTTGAAAAATGCTGCCGAACTAACTGCCTTGAGAAAAAAATTGGTAGACACGGTGGAGCACATACCGGAAATCATGGTGATGCAAGAATACAAAGTGCCTAAGCAGACTCGTATTTTGCATCGGGGTGATTACAGTGATCCGGGTGATCCTGTATATCCAAATGTCCCTGATGGAATATTGCCGTTTGACCAAAAATATCCTAAAAACCGATATGGCCTGGCACAATGGCTTACAGATGCTAATCATCCACTGACAGCCAGGGTGATGGTCAATAGAGCCTGGCAAAGTATTTTTGGTACGGGACTAGTAAAAACTTCTGAAGATTTTGGTTTTCAGGGAGAAGCACCCAGTCACCCGGAGTTATTAGACTGGTTGGCAGTCTGGTTTGTACAGTCAGATTGGGATTACAAAAAACTAATCAAAATGATCGTGATGTCATCAACGTATCGACAAGATTCCCGTCGAGCTGAAATGGCCGCATCCAAAGATCCTGAAAATCGATTTTTGTCATCTGGGCCGGCCAATCGGTTGACCGCAGAAATGTTGCGAGACAATGTACTTTTTGCCAGCGGTATGATCAACTGTGAAGTCGGGGGCAAAAGTATCAAGCCGTATCAGCCACCTGGGCTTTGGGAGATTAACAGTGCTAATTATATACCAGACTCTACCCAACTGGCCTACAAACGCAGTATGTATATTACCGCCAAAAGATCCGTACCTAATCCGACGATGTCTACTTTTGACAGTCCGGACAGAAGTCAATGCCTGTCACGCCGGCAAAAAACCAATACTCCCCTCCAAGCCTTGGTCTTGCTGAATGACCCTACTTACCTTGAAGCGGCTTTGGTACTAGGCGTG